In Bombus huntii isolate Logan2020A chromosome 9, iyBomHunt1.1, whole genome shotgun sequence, a single window of DNA contains:
- the LOC126869363 gene encoding WD repeat-containing protein 7 isoform X12 codes for MTAGTSLVVPIVLWGRIAPTHCVSCIYLSRDQKTLVTGCYDGQICLWQVDPETLKMSPRCLLVGHTAPIMCLSRASVIMEQNYIVSSSESGEMCTWDLVDGKCREAVKLTSVHTQMLPYVSAGGEDVRLFCSGYYPEVLVMDPFSLEVLFTLSSRVNPDWISALHVLRPAKRKGRFYVHTNDVVLALTTTGTVKVWTLLGHENRNSEPLYEHESKQIRCLNALAMTCCPYNQRTVLIVCSKHWQIYDAGDFSLLCSITAPCGERWMAGDFLSADRVILWSDEGRGYLYKLPAKVLVHLDSKLKGKALSSSVADNKNFHTAGVEYDQPYLYCTLTQPGVKPLSCPPAMRLVTVQKQSKTLKYLLRGDSGGVVLWTVPEVTTQQLAQICQNDRSTPLSLPPAVKTSITTAWEEMKPSPVGILDQLDSGDGHGIKLTASIYLPQQSRLVVGREDGSIIIVPATQTVMLQLLHGNHQQYDDWPPHQVLLGHSGRVNCLLYPHGAAPRYDRTHLVSGSVDFAVCLWDLYAGTLIHRFCVHAGEITQLMVPPDNCSPRIQKCVCSVASDHSVTLLSLAERKCVVLASRHLFPVVTIKWRPLDDFMIVGCSDGAVYVWQMETGHLDRVLHGIIAEEVLYACDENTITASGGSATGGELGLANPAVHFFRGLRHRNLSAIRHATQRGLHQLQQLHGGQGVDHGNQIKTKGTPLMIQGFRSNPKDPESHILFFDIEALIVQLLNDEYGAMSPGSLEAQGLISASEYQKVAALTQSASPDAHKKIAGILAKMKEGAENVHTKIQAKVESVGLKPSTLDGKGDNWNNNEIAKNNLKRNGAFSEPNATMEVAQLILSLLHAWGIDPDLDRVCEGKLGLLRPMVPVSFGVLSKGGYMSLLLPTWQMQLEPIGEPTTQLEQRLPAELVRQERLTRAFTARAHWELSTTLTSNHLLAVVALANTLMSMNNATFVPEQERNRKMHRPGNRSTVNWNKAEEENEEIYTAQQAQIKQGWSLLATLHCVLLPDKIVSQGGVKTFKRPQVEMMARRWQHQCLEIREAAQALLLAELGRMGPKGRKTLVDSWSQYLPMYSTQEPIAPQSQNQSPPAPGSPIPPSESHTEEEDEEEELAEAEINVARKPSSVAELKRKQTTAVVLLGVIGAEFGQDVTTTNQKRDNEQRRKSSIVEGFGIGNNNLARHTSMALTHLLHAPHSPKLPLHTALRRAAIDLIGRGFTVWEPYLDVSKVLLGLLEMCCDADKLVPNMTYGLPLTPQADTCRTARHALTLIATARPAAFITTMAREVARYNTLQQNAQTLNVNMGASVLVRAKPEILRIVEQLIDKMQSEMSDLLVEVMDIILHCLDPGHLKTKPLNDVFPAVCRFNQVSHCPATRRIAVGSRNGQLALYELRGNVKCQTVPAHVASVTALAFSPEGKFLVSYSCTENKLCFWQQTSSGMFGLGNSQTRCVKSYSTAPINDVARLNPMRLARLIWINNRTVTLMLADGSETRFNV; via the exons atgacAGCGGGCACAAGCTTAGTAGTACCCATAGTTTTATGGGGACGCATAGCTCCAACTCATTGTGTTTCTTGTATCTATTTGTCTCGAGATCAAAAAACATTAGTAACAGGATGTTATGATGGCCAGATATGTTTGTGGCAAGTAGACCCTGAAACATTGAAG aTGAGTCCAAGATGTTTGCTTGTTGGTCATACTGCTCCAATAATGTGCCTGAGTCGAGCAAGTGTTATTATGgaacaaaattatattgtcAGTAGTAGTGAAAGTGGAGAAATGTGTACATGGGACTTAGTTGATGGAAAATGCAGGGAAGCTGTAAAGCTCACCAGTGTTCATACACAGATGTTGCCTTATGTCTCTGCTGGTGGAGAAGATGTTAGATTGTTTTGTTCGgg atACTATCCTGAGGTTTTAGTAATGGACCCTTTTAGTTTGGAAGTTTTATTCACCTTAAGCTCCCGTGTTAATCCTGACTGGATCAGTGCTTTGCACGTTTTGCGGCCGGCCAAACGGAAAGGTCGGTTCTACGTGCATACAA ATGATGTTGTGCTGGCCTTAACGACAACTGGTACAGTCAAGGTGTGGACTCTTCTTGGACATGAGAATCGTAACAGTGAGCCTCTTTATGAACATGAAAGCAAACAAATACGATGTTTAAATGCACTTGCAATGACTTGTTGCCCATATAATCAGAGAACTGTATTAATTGTATGCTCTAAACATTGGCAG ATATATGATGCCGGTGATTTCTCCCTTCTATGTTCAATCACTGCACCTTGTGGCGAACGTTGGATGGCTGGAGACTTCTTATCTGCGGACAGAGTAATCCTGTGGAGTGATGAAGGTCGTGGTTATCTCTATAAACTACCAGCTAA GGTTCTGGTACATCTTGACAG CAAGTTGAAGGGCAAGGCTCTTAGCAG tAGCGTTGCAGACAACAAAAATTTTCATACCGCTGGTGTTGAATATGATCAACCTTATCTCTACTGCACTTTGACGCAACCTGGAGTCAAG CCTCTATCATGCCCACCAGCAATGCGACTAGTTACAGTTCAAAAACAAAGTAAAACGTTAAAGTATTTATTACGTGGTGATAGTGGAGGAGTTGTTCTCTGGACAGTTCCAGAAGTAACGACTCAACAATTAgctcaaatttgtcaaaatgACCGTTCAACTCCACTTTCACTACCACCAGCGGTAAAAACGAGTATTACAACTGCTTGGGAGGAAATGAAACCATCACCAGTTGGAATATTAGATCAATTAGACAGTGGAGATGGACATGGCATAAAATTAACAGCTAGTATATATTTACCACAACAAAGTCGTTTAGTTGTCGGTCGTGAAGACGGCAGTATTATCATTGTTCCTGCAACACAAACAGTCATGCTTCAATTACTTCATGGCAATCATCAACAATATGATG ATTGGCCTCCTCACCAAGTATTGTTGGGTCACTCCGGCCGAGTGAACTGCCTTTTGTATCCACATGGAGCAGCACCACGTTATGATCGGACACATCTCGTTTCTGGATCTGTTGATTTTGCTGTATGTTTATGGGACCTTTATGCTGGTACACTCATTCATAGATTCTGCGTCCATGCAGGTGAAATTACACAATTAATGGTACCACCTGATAACTGTAGT CCTAGAATACAGAAGTGTGTTTGCAGTGTTGCATCAGATCATAGTGTTACTCTGTTATCATTAGCAGAAAGAAAATGTGTTGTTCTTGCTTCTCGGCACTTATTCCCAGTTGTTACAATAAAATGGAGACCATTGGATGACTTTATGATAGTTGGATGTTCAGACGGAGCTGTGTATGTATGGCAAATGGAAACCGGCCATCTAGATCGTGTATTGCATG GTATTATTGCAGAAGAAGTGCTCTATGCTTGCGATGAAAATACAATCACTGCGTCTGGTGGATCTGCTACTGGTGGTGAACTAGGTTTAGCTAATCCTGCTGTACATTTTTTTAG AGGCTTGAGACATAGAAATCTGTCTGCTATAAGACACGCAACCCAAAGAGGATTGCATCAATTGCAACAACTTCATGGTGGACAAGGAGTTGATCATGGAAATCAAATAAAGACAAAAGGCACACCTTTAATGATTCAAGGTTTTAGAAGTAATCCTAAAGATCCAGAAAgccatattttattttttgacaTAGAAGCATTAATAg TACAATTACTTAATGATGAATATGGAGCAATGTCACCTGGTTCTTTGGAAGCACAGGGTCTTATTTCAGCCTCTGAGTATCAAAAAGTTGCAGCACTTACACAGTCTGCTAGTCCAGATGCTCATAAAAAAATTGCAG GTATATTGGCTAAAATGAAGGAGGGCGCAGAGAACGTACATACTAAGATTCAGGCCAAGGTGGAAAGCGTTGGCCTCAAGCCGTCGACTCTCGACGGCAAAG GTGATAATTggaataataatgaaattgcgaaaaacaatttaaaaCGAAATGGAGCGTTTAGTGAACCAAATGCCACTATGGAAGTTGCTCAGCTTATATTAAGTTTATTACATGCTTGGGGTATTGATCCAGATTTAGATCGCGTTTGCGAAGGAAAGTTAGGTTTATTAAGACCTATGGTTCCTGTTTCATTTGGAGTATTGTCAAAAGGAG GTTACATGTCATTATTATTACCAACTTGGCAAATGCAATTGGAACCAATTGGCGAACCTACAACTCAATTAGAACAACGTTTACCAGCAGAATTAGTTAGACAAGAAAGACTTACCAGAGCATTCACAGCAAGGGCACATTGGGAGTTATCTACCACATTAACCAGCAATCATTTATTAGCAGTAGTAGCTTTAGCAAATACTTTAATGTCAATGAACAATGCCACTTTTGTACCTGAACAAGAACGAAATCGTAAAATGCATAG GCCTGGTAATAGATCTACAGTTAATTGGAATAAGgcagaagaagaaaatgaagaaatttataCAGCGCAACAAGCACAGATTAAGCAAGGTTGGTCTCTCTTAGCAACATTACACTGTGTACTATTGCCCGATAAAATAGTTTCACAAGGTGGTGTTAAGACTTTTAAACGGCCTCAAGTTGAAATGATGGCTCGTAGATGGCAACATCAATGTCTTGAG attcGCGAAGCTGCTCAAGCTTTATTACTTGCTGAATTAGGAAGAATGGGTCCAAAAGGAAGGAAAACACTTGTAGATAGCTGGTCACAATATCTACCAATGTATAGCACTCAAGAACCTATTGCACCACAATCGCAAAATCAAAGTCCACCAGCTCCAGGTAGTCCAATTCCACCATCTGAATCACATACGGAGGAGGAAGATGAAGAAGAGGAACTGGCAGAAG CAGAAATAAATGTAGCTAGGAAACCATCGAGCGTGGCGGAATTAAAACGAAAGCAAACGACGGCAGTTGTATTACTAGGGGTAATAGGTGCAGAATTTGGGCAAGACGTTACTACCACAAATCAGAAAAGAGATAACGAACAAAGACGAAAGAGTTCAATTGTAGAAGGTTTTGGAATAGGAAATAATAATCTTGCCAGGCATACTAGTATGGCACTCACGCACTTGTTACACGCACCTCACTCTCCGAAATTACCTTTACATACGGCATTGCGAAGAGCCGCAATTGATCTCATTGGTAGAGGTTTCACTGTTTGGGAACCATATCTTGACGTATCGAAA GTATTATTGGGATTACTAGAAATGTGTTGTGATGCTGATAAATTGGTACCAAATATGACATATGGCCTTCCGCTTACACCTCAAGCTGATACCTGTCGTACAGCAAGACATGCTTTAACTTTAATAGCTACTGCTCGACCTGCAGCATTTATTACTACGATGGCACGAGAAGTAGCTAGATACAATACACTACAACAAAATGCGCAAACGTTAAATGTAAATATGGGTGCAAGTGTTTTGGTTAGGGCAAAACCAGAAATACTTAGGATTGTTGaacaattaattgataaaatgCAGAGCGAAATGAGCGATCTCTTAGTTGAG GTCATGGATATTATCTTACATTGTTTGGATCCAGGTCATCTTAAGACTAAACCATTGAATGATGTGTTTCCAGCAGTATGTAGATTTAATCAA GTAAGTCATTGTCCGGCAACACGCAGAATAGCAGTAGGTAGTCGCAATGGTCAGCTCGCTTTATATGAATTACGAGGCAATGTTAAATGTCAAACAGTACCTGCGCATGTTGCATCTGTAACTGCATTAGCATTTTCACCTGAAGGCAAGTTTCTGGTTAGTTATTCTTGTACGGAAAATAAATTATGCTTTTGGCAG CAAACAAGTAGTGGTATGTTCGGCCTAGGGAACTCTCAAACACGTTGTGTGAAATCATATAGCACTGCACCCATTAACGATGTAGCACGATTAAACCCTATGCGACTAGCTCGATTGATATGGATAAATAATCGAACAGTTACACTAATGCTTGCTGATGGATCAGAAACACGATTCAATGTTTAA
- the LOC126869363 gene encoding WD repeat-containing protein 7 isoform X8 yields the protein MTAGTSLVVPIVLWGRIAPTHCVSCIYLSRDQKTLVTGCYDGQICLWQVDPETLKMSPRCLLVGHTAPIMCLSRASVIMEQNYIVSSSESGEMCTWDLVDGKCREAVKLTSVHTQMLPYVSAGGEDVRLFCSGYYPEVLVMDPFSLEVLFTLSSRVNPDWISALHVLRPAKRKGRFYVHTNDVVLALTTTGTVKVWTLLGHENRNSEPLYEHESKQIRCLNALAMTCCPYNQRTVLIVCSKHWQIYDAGDFSLLCSITAPCGERWMAGDFLSADRVILWSDEGRGYLYKLPANKLKGKALSSVADNKNFHTAGVEYDQPYLYCTLTQPGVKPLSCPPAMRLVTVQKQSKTLKYLLRGDSGGVVLWTVPEVTTQQLAQICQNDRSTPLSLPPAVKTSITTAWEEMKPSPVGILDQLDSGDGHGIKLTASIYLPQQSRLVVGREDGSIIIVPATQTVMLQLLHGNHQQYDDWPPHQVLLGHSGRVNCLLYPHGAAPRYDRTHLVSGSVDFAVCLWDLYAGTLIHRFCVHAGEITQLMVPPDNCSPRIQKCVCSVASDHSVTLLSLAERKCVVLASRHLFPVVTIKWRPLDDFMIVGCSDGAVYVWQMETGHLDRVLHGIIAEEVLYACDENTITASGGSATGGELGLANPAVHFFRGLRHRNLSAIRHATQRGLHQLQQLHGGQGVDHGNQIKTKGTPLMIQGFRSNPKDPESHILFFDIEALIVQLLNDEYGAMSPGSLEAQGLISASEYQKVAALTQSASPDAHKKIADFFGRVKDKAGDVERILKEKDRHGILAKMKEGAENVHTKIQAKVESVGLKPSTLDGKGDNWNNNEIAKNNLKRNGAFSEPNATMEVAQLILSLLHAWGIDPDLDRVCEGKLGLLRPMVPVSFGVLSKGGYMSLLLPTWQMQLEPIGEPTTQLEQRLPAELVRQERLTRAFTARAHWELSTTLTSNHLLAVVALANTLMSMNNATFVPEQERNRKMHRPGNRSTVNWNKAEEENEEIYTAQQAQIKQGWSLLATLHCVLLPDKIVSQGGVKTFKRPQVEMMARRWQHQCLEIREAAQALLLAELGRMGPKGRKTLVDSWSQYLPMYSTQEPIAPQSQNQSPPAPGSPIPPSESHTEEEDEEEELAEAEINVARKPSSVAELKRKQTTAVVLLGVIGAEFGQDVTTTNQKRDNEQRRKSSIVEGFGIGNNNLARHTSMALTHLLHAPHSPKLPLHTALRRAAIDLIGRGFTVWEPYLDVSKVLLGLLEMCCDADKLVPNMTYGLPLTPQADTCRTARHALTLIATARPAAFITTMAREVARYNTLQQNAQTLNVNMGASVLVRAKPEILRIVEQLIDKMQSEMSDLLVEVMDIILHCLDPGHLKTKPLNDVFPAVCRFNQVSHCPATRRIAVGSRNGQLALYELRGNVKCQTVPAHVASVTALAFSPEGKFLVSYSCTENKLCFWQQTSSGMFGLGNSQTRCVKSYSTAPINDVARLNPMRLARLIWINNRTVTLMLADGSETRFNV from the exons atgacAGCGGGCACAAGCTTAGTAGTACCCATAGTTTTATGGGGACGCATAGCTCCAACTCATTGTGTTTCTTGTATCTATTTGTCTCGAGATCAAAAAACATTAGTAACAGGATGTTATGATGGCCAGATATGTTTGTGGCAAGTAGACCCTGAAACATTGAAG aTGAGTCCAAGATGTTTGCTTGTTGGTCATACTGCTCCAATAATGTGCCTGAGTCGAGCAAGTGTTATTATGgaacaaaattatattgtcAGTAGTAGTGAAAGTGGAGAAATGTGTACATGGGACTTAGTTGATGGAAAATGCAGGGAAGCTGTAAAGCTCACCAGTGTTCATACACAGATGTTGCCTTATGTCTCTGCTGGTGGAGAAGATGTTAGATTGTTTTGTTCGgg atACTATCCTGAGGTTTTAGTAATGGACCCTTTTAGTTTGGAAGTTTTATTCACCTTAAGCTCCCGTGTTAATCCTGACTGGATCAGTGCTTTGCACGTTTTGCGGCCGGCCAAACGGAAAGGTCGGTTCTACGTGCATACAA ATGATGTTGTGCTGGCCTTAACGACAACTGGTACAGTCAAGGTGTGGACTCTTCTTGGACATGAGAATCGTAACAGTGAGCCTCTTTATGAACATGAAAGCAAACAAATACGATGTTTAAATGCACTTGCAATGACTTGTTGCCCATATAATCAGAGAACTGTATTAATTGTATGCTCTAAACATTGGCAG ATATATGATGCCGGTGATTTCTCCCTTCTATGTTCAATCACTGCACCTTGTGGCGAACGTTGGATGGCTGGAGACTTCTTATCTGCGGACAGAGTAATCCTGTGGAGTGATGAAGGTCGTGGTTATCTCTATAAACTACCAGCTAA CAAGTTGAAGGGCAAGGCTCTTAGCAG CGTTGCAGACAACAAAAATTTTCATACCGCTGGTGTTGAATATGATCAACCTTATCTCTACTGCACTTTGACGCAACCTGGAGTCAAG CCTCTATCATGCCCACCAGCAATGCGACTAGTTACAGTTCAAAAACAAAGTAAAACGTTAAAGTATTTATTACGTGGTGATAGTGGAGGAGTTGTTCTCTGGACAGTTCCAGAAGTAACGACTCAACAATTAgctcaaatttgtcaaaatgACCGTTCAACTCCACTTTCACTACCACCAGCGGTAAAAACGAGTATTACAACTGCTTGGGAGGAAATGAAACCATCACCAGTTGGAATATTAGATCAATTAGACAGTGGAGATGGACATGGCATAAAATTAACAGCTAGTATATATTTACCACAACAAAGTCGTTTAGTTGTCGGTCGTGAAGACGGCAGTATTATCATTGTTCCTGCAACACAAACAGTCATGCTTCAATTACTTCATGGCAATCATCAACAATATGATG ATTGGCCTCCTCACCAAGTATTGTTGGGTCACTCCGGCCGAGTGAACTGCCTTTTGTATCCACATGGAGCAGCACCACGTTATGATCGGACACATCTCGTTTCTGGATCTGTTGATTTTGCTGTATGTTTATGGGACCTTTATGCTGGTACACTCATTCATAGATTCTGCGTCCATGCAGGTGAAATTACACAATTAATGGTACCACCTGATAACTGTAGT CCTAGAATACAGAAGTGTGTTTGCAGTGTTGCATCAGATCATAGTGTTACTCTGTTATCATTAGCAGAAAGAAAATGTGTTGTTCTTGCTTCTCGGCACTTATTCCCAGTTGTTACAATAAAATGGAGACCATTGGATGACTTTATGATAGTTGGATGTTCAGACGGAGCTGTGTATGTATGGCAAATGGAAACCGGCCATCTAGATCGTGTATTGCATG GTATTATTGCAGAAGAAGTGCTCTATGCTTGCGATGAAAATACAATCACTGCGTCTGGTGGATCTGCTACTGGTGGTGAACTAGGTTTAGCTAATCCTGCTGTACATTTTTTTAG AGGCTTGAGACATAGAAATCTGTCTGCTATAAGACACGCAACCCAAAGAGGATTGCATCAATTGCAACAACTTCATGGTGGACAAGGAGTTGATCATGGAAATCAAATAAAGACAAAAGGCACACCTTTAATGATTCAAGGTTTTAGAAGTAATCCTAAAGATCCAGAAAgccatattttattttttgacaTAGAAGCATTAATAg TACAATTACTTAATGATGAATATGGAGCAATGTCACCTGGTTCTTTGGAAGCACAGGGTCTTATTTCAGCCTCTGAGTATCAAAAAGTTGCAGCACTTACACAGTCTGCTAGTCCAGATGCTCATAAAAAAATTGCAG ACTTTTTCGGTCGCGTCAAGGATAAGGCAGGCGACGTTGAACGAATTTTAAAGGAGAAGGATCGCCACG GTATATTGGCTAAAATGAAGGAGGGCGCAGAGAACGTACATACTAAGATTCAGGCCAAGGTGGAAAGCGTTGGCCTCAAGCCGTCGACTCTCGACGGCAAAG GTGATAATTggaataataatgaaattgcgaaaaacaatttaaaaCGAAATGGAGCGTTTAGTGAACCAAATGCCACTATGGAAGTTGCTCAGCTTATATTAAGTTTATTACATGCTTGGGGTATTGATCCAGATTTAGATCGCGTTTGCGAAGGAAAGTTAGGTTTATTAAGACCTATGGTTCCTGTTTCATTTGGAGTATTGTCAAAAGGAG GTTACATGTCATTATTATTACCAACTTGGCAAATGCAATTGGAACCAATTGGCGAACCTACAACTCAATTAGAACAACGTTTACCAGCAGAATTAGTTAGACAAGAAAGACTTACCAGAGCATTCACAGCAAGGGCACATTGGGAGTTATCTACCACATTAACCAGCAATCATTTATTAGCAGTAGTAGCTTTAGCAAATACTTTAATGTCAATGAACAATGCCACTTTTGTACCTGAACAAGAACGAAATCGTAAAATGCATAG GCCTGGTAATAGATCTACAGTTAATTGGAATAAGgcagaagaagaaaatgaagaaatttataCAGCGCAACAAGCACAGATTAAGCAAGGTTGGTCTCTCTTAGCAACATTACACTGTGTACTATTGCCCGATAAAATAGTTTCACAAGGTGGTGTTAAGACTTTTAAACGGCCTCAAGTTGAAATGATGGCTCGTAGATGGCAACATCAATGTCTTGAG attcGCGAAGCTGCTCAAGCTTTATTACTTGCTGAATTAGGAAGAATGGGTCCAAAAGGAAGGAAAACACTTGTAGATAGCTGGTCACAATATCTACCAATGTATAGCACTCAAGAACCTATTGCACCACAATCGCAAAATCAAAGTCCACCAGCTCCAGGTAGTCCAATTCCACCATCTGAATCACATACGGAGGAGGAAGATGAAGAAGAGGAACTGGCAGAAG CAGAAATAAATGTAGCTAGGAAACCATCGAGCGTGGCGGAATTAAAACGAAAGCAAACGACGGCAGTTGTATTACTAGGGGTAATAGGTGCAGAATTTGGGCAAGACGTTACTACCACAAATCAGAAAAGAGATAACGAACAAAGACGAAAGAGTTCAATTGTAGAAGGTTTTGGAATAGGAAATAATAATCTTGCCAGGCATACTAGTATGGCACTCACGCACTTGTTACACGCACCTCACTCTCCGAAATTACCTTTACATACGGCATTGCGAAGAGCCGCAATTGATCTCATTGGTAGAGGTTTCACTGTTTGGGAACCATATCTTGACGTATCGAAA GTATTATTGGGATTACTAGAAATGTGTTGTGATGCTGATAAATTGGTACCAAATATGACATATGGCCTTCCGCTTACACCTCAAGCTGATACCTGTCGTACAGCAAGACATGCTTTAACTTTAATAGCTACTGCTCGACCTGCAGCATTTATTACTACGATGGCACGAGAAGTAGCTAGATACAATACACTACAACAAAATGCGCAAACGTTAAATGTAAATATGGGTGCAAGTGTTTTGGTTAGGGCAAAACCAGAAATACTTAGGATTGTTGaacaattaattgataaaatgCAGAGCGAAATGAGCGATCTCTTAGTTGAG GTCATGGATATTATCTTACATTGTTTGGATCCAGGTCATCTTAAGACTAAACCATTGAATGATGTGTTTCCAGCAGTATGTAGATTTAATCAA GTAAGTCATTGTCCGGCAACACGCAGAATAGCAGTAGGTAGTCGCAATGGTCAGCTCGCTTTATATGAATTACGAGGCAATGTTAAATGTCAAACAGTACCTGCGCATGTTGCATCTGTAACTGCATTAGCATTTTCACCTGAAGGCAAGTTTCTGGTTAGTTATTCTTGTACGGAAAATAAATTATGCTTTTGGCAG CAAACAAGTAGTGGTATGTTCGGCCTAGGGAACTCTCAAACACGTTGTGTGAAATCATATAGCACTGCACCCATTAACGATGTAGCACGATTAAACCCTATGCGACTAGCTCGATTGATATGGATAAATAATCGAACAGTTACACTAATGCTTGCTGATGGATCAGAAACACGATTCAATGTTTAA